The Streptomyces sp. NBC_01275 genome has a segment encoding these proteins:
- the hppD gene encoding 4-hydroxyphenylpyruvate dioxygenase has translation MTQTTHRIPETARQADPFPVRGMDAVVFAVGNAKQAAHYYSTAFGMQLVAYSGPETGSRETASYVLTNGSARFVLTSVVKPATAWGHFLAQHVAEHGDGVIDLAIEVPDARAAYAYAVEHGARSVAQPYELKDEHGTVVLAAIATYGETRHTLVDRSGYDGPYLPGYAAAAPIVQPPAHRTFQAVDHCVGNVELGRMNEWVGFYNKVMGFTNMKEFVGDDIATEYSALMSKVVADGTLKVKFPINEPAIAKKKSQIDEYLEFYGGAGVQHIALNTGDIVQTVRTMRAAGVQFLDTPDSYYDTLGEWVGDTRVPVETLRELKILADRDEDGYLLQIFTKPVQDRPTVFFEIIERHGSMGFGKGNFKALFEAIEREQEKRGNL, from the coding sequence ATGACGCAGACCACACACCGCATCCCCGAGACCGCCCGGCAGGCCGATCCCTTCCCGGTCAGGGGGATGGACGCGGTCGTCTTCGCCGTGGGCAACGCCAAACAGGCGGCGCACTACTACTCCACCGCCTTCGGCATGCAGCTGGTCGCCTACTCCGGACCGGAGACGGGCAGCCGCGAAACCGCTTCCTACGTGCTCACCAACGGCTCGGCGCGCTTTGTGCTCACCTCCGTCGTCAAGCCCGCCACCGCCTGGGGCCACTTCCTCGCCCAGCACGTGGCCGAGCACGGCGACGGCGTGATCGACCTCGCCATCGAGGTCCCGGACGCCCGCGCCGCCTACGCGTACGCCGTCGAGCACGGCGCGCGCTCGGTCGCCCAGCCGTACGAGCTGAAGGACGAGCACGGCACGGTCGTCCTCGCCGCGATCGCCACCTACGGCGAGACCCGCCACACCCTCGTCGACCGCTCCGGCTACGACGGCCCCTACCTTCCCGGCTACGCCGCCGCCGCGCCGATCGTCCAGCCGCCCGCCCACCGCACCTTCCAGGCCGTCGACCACTGCGTCGGCAACGTCGAGCTCGGCCGGATGAACGAGTGGGTCGGCTTCTACAACAAGGTCATGGGCTTCACGAACATGAAGGAGTTCGTGGGCGACGACATCGCCACCGAGTACAGCGCGCTGATGTCCAAGGTGGTGGCCGACGGGACCCTGAAGGTCAAGTTCCCGATCAACGAGCCCGCCATCGCCAAGAAGAAGTCCCAGATCGACGAGTACCTGGAGTTCTACGGCGGCGCGGGCGTCCAGCACATCGCGCTCAACACGGGCGACATCGTGCAGACGGTACGGACGATGCGGGCGGCCGGGGTCCAGTTCCTCGACACCCCCGACTCCTACTACGACACCCTCGGCGAGTGGGTCGGCGACACCCGCGTCCCGGTCGAGACCCTGCGCGAGCTGAAGATCCTCGCCGACCGCGACGAGGACGGCTATCTGCTGCAGATCTTCACCAAGCCGGTCCAGGACCGCCCGACCGTCTTCTTCGAGATCATCGAACGACACGGCTCGATGGGCTTCGGCAAGGGCAACTTCAAGGCCCTGTTCGAGGCGATCGAGCGGGAGCAGGAAAAGCGCGGCAACCTGTAA
- a CDS encoding SsgA family sporulation/cell division regulator has translation MHHTVVERELELKLILSPERSIPVPARLSYRSDDPFAVHISFHINSEHPVHWTFARELLVEGVFRPCGHGDVRVWPTKVEGRSVVLMALSSPDGDALLEAPAAQVSAWLERTLRVVPPGTEGEQLGIDDGLAELLAPTPADDLWLRDPWPSDESVDGE, from the coding sequence ATGCATCACACCGTGGTGGAGCGGGAGCTGGAGCTCAAGCTCATCCTGTCGCCGGAGCGCAGCATCCCGGTTCCGGCCCGGCTCAGCTACCGCAGCGACGACCCCTTCGCCGTGCACATCAGCTTCCACATCAACTCCGAGCACCCCGTCCACTGGACGTTCGCGCGCGAGCTGCTCGTGGAGGGGGTCTTCCGGCCGTGCGGGCACGGGGACGTGCGGGTGTGGCCGACGAAGGTGGAGGGGCGCAGCGTCGTGCTGATGGCGCTGAGTTCACCCGACGGAGACGCTCTGCTGGAGGCGCCGGCCGCCCAGGTCTCGGCCTGGCTGGAGCGCACGCTGCGGGTGGTGCCCCCGGGGACTGAGGGCGAGCAGCTCGGCATCGACGACGGTCTGGCCGAACTGCTCGCCCCCACTCCCGCGGACGACCTGTGGCTGCGCGATCCGTGGCCGTCGGACGAGTCCGTGGACGGGGAGTGA
- a CDS encoding FAD-binding oxidoreductase — MSLLVDRLLAGLPAEAVLTDPDVTASYANDMASFCPAGTPAVVVLARTVEDVQHVLRTATELRVPVVPQGARTGLSGAANATDGCIVLSLVRMDRILEINPVDRIAVVEPGVVNATLSRAVNEHGLYYPPDPSSWETCTIGGNIGTASGGLCCVKYGVTAEYVLGLDVVLADGRLMSTGRRTAKGVAGYDTTRLFVGSEGSLGVVVRAVLALKPQPPRQLVLAAEFASGAAACDAVCRIMEGGHVPSLLELMDRTTVRAVNELTRMGLPETTEALLLAAFDTTDPAADLAAVGALCEAAGATQVVPADDAAESELLLQARRSSLVALEAVKGATMIDDVCVPRSRLAEMLEGVERIAEKHRLTIGVVAHAGDGNTHPTVCFDAQDPDECRRARDSFDEIMALGLELDGTITGEHGVGVLKKEWLAREIGPVGVEMQRAIKTAFDPLGILNPGKLF, encoded by the coding sequence ATGAGCCTGCTCGTCGACCGTCTGCTCGCCGGCCTGCCCGCCGAGGCCGTCCTCACCGACCCCGACGTCACCGCCTCGTACGCCAACGACATGGCCAGCTTCTGCCCGGCCGGCACCCCCGCGGTCGTCGTGCTGGCGCGCACGGTCGAGGACGTCCAGCACGTCCTGCGCACCGCCACCGAACTGCGCGTCCCCGTCGTCCCGCAGGGCGCGCGCACCGGTCTGTCCGGCGCCGCCAACGCCACCGACGGCTGCATCGTCCTGTCCCTCGTCAGGATGGACCGCATCCTGGAGATCAACCCGGTCGACCGCATCGCCGTCGTCGAACCGGGCGTCGTCAACGCCACGCTCTCCCGCGCGGTGAACGAACACGGCCTCTATTACCCGCCCGACCCCTCCAGCTGGGAGACGTGCACGATCGGCGGCAACATCGGCACCGCGTCGGGCGGGCTGTGCTGCGTGAAGTACGGAGTGACGGCCGAGTACGTCCTCGGCCTCGACGTCGTGCTGGCCGACGGCCGCCTGATGTCCACCGGCCGGCGTACGGCCAAGGGCGTCGCCGGGTACGACACGACCCGGCTCTTCGTCGGATCCGAGGGCTCGCTCGGCGTCGTCGTACGGGCGGTCCTGGCCCTCAAGCCGCAGCCGCCCCGGCAGCTCGTGCTGGCCGCGGAGTTCGCCTCCGGCGCCGCCGCCTGCGACGCCGTGTGCCGGATCATGGAAGGCGGCCACGTCCCGTCGCTCCTGGAGCTGATGGACCGTACGACGGTGAGAGCGGTCAACGAGCTCACCCGCATGGGTCTGCCCGAGACCACGGAGGCCCTGCTGCTGGCGGCCTTCGACACCACCGACCCGGCCGCCGACCTCGCCGCCGTCGGCGCGCTGTGCGAGGCGGCCGGCGCCACCCAGGTGGTCCCCGCCGACGACGCGGCCGAGTCGGAACTGCTGTTGCAGGCACGGCGCTCGTCGCTCGTCGCCCTGGAGGCGGTGAAGGGCGCCACGATGATCGACGACGTGTGCGTGCCCCGCTCGCGGCTCGCCGAGATGCTCGAAGGCGTCGAGCGCATCGCCGAGAAGCACCGGCTCACCATCGGGGTCGTCGCCCACGCCGGCGACGGCAACACCCACCCCACCGTCTGCTTCGACGCGCAGGACCCCGACGAGTGCCGGCGGGCCCGCGACTCCTTCGACGAGATCATGGCCCTCGGCCTGGAACTCGACGGCACGATCACCGGCGAACACGGCGTCGGCGTGCTGAAGAAGGAGTGGCTGGCCCGCGAGATCGGCCCGGTGGGCGTGGAGATGCAGCGCGCGATCAAGACCGCTTTCGACCCGCTGGGCATCCTCAACCCCGGCAAGCTGTTCTGA
- a CDS encoding tetratricopeptide repeat protein, whose translation MENEAAAAEAVATSPAQGTPGTQQTPGTPGTPGAPGTSGKRFRRRHLLLGSLVGALVLGGGAALLWWLPGEDAAGGKAAAPAPGAVAGAAVQAGVPAALPDLAALVEARESRVLAHPEDARSWAVLGAAYVEQGRRTADAAHLYPKAERALRTSLKVRPKGNAEALSGLAALADARRDFRSARAWGEAARKLAPKRWTTYPPLIDAYTGLGDYKKARTALDRLMRLRSGPAVLGRAAGVYWDRGWREDAQAALSDAAAGASSPAEQAGWLERAGQLAWERGEREDALRHFQEAVRLDPDQRAAQAGQGRALAALGRTSEALSAYQVALAKQPLPGYALELGELYESLGLTQPARVQYDLLRARVGQEAAGGVDGELLLGRFEAEHGDPASAVRRLRAEWLRQPGIAVADALGWALHQAGDDKEALRFARIATDRAHGGAVRSAPYAFHRGMIERGLEKDGPARRHLQEALQINPYFSPLQVRQARAALARLGDEPAEEKLPE comes from the coding sequence ATGGAGAACGAAGCCGCAGCCGCGGAAGCCGTGGCCACCAGCCCCGCGCAGGGAACGCCGGGAACACAGCAGACGCCGGGAACTCCGGGAACACCGGGAGCTCCGGGAACGTCCGGGAAACGCTTTCGCCGCCGGCATCTGCTCCTCGGCTCGCTCGTGGGCGCTCTCGTGCTGGGCGGCGGAGCGGCGCTGCTGTGGTGGCTGCCCGGCGAGGACGCGGCGGGCGGGAAGGCGGCCGCGCCGGCTCCGGGGGCCGTGGCGGGAGCGGCGGTCCAGGCGGGCGTGCCGGCCGCGCTGCCCGACCTCGCGGCGCTGGTGGAGGCACGCGAGAGCCGGGTGCTGGCGCATCCCGAGGACGCCCGGTCCTGGGCGGTGCTCGGCGCGGCCTACGTCGAACAGGGCCGGCGCACCGCCGACGCGGCCCACCTCTACCCGAAGGCGGAGCGGGCGCTGCGGACCTCGCTGAAGGTGCGCCCGAAGGGCAACGCCGAGGCTCTCAGCGGTCTGGCCGCCCTGGCCGACGCGCGCCGGGACTTCCGGTCGGCGCGGGCCTGGGGCGAGGCCGCGCGCAAGCTCGCGCCGAAGCGCTGGACGACGTATCCGCCGCTGATCGACGCGTACACCGGCCTCGGCGACTACAAGAAGGCGCGCACGGCGCTGGACCGGCTGATGCGGCTGCGGTCCGGTCCGGCCGTGCTCGGGCGGGCGGCGGGCGTCTACTGGGACCGGGGCTGGCGCGAGGACGCGCAGGCCGCGCTGTCGGACGCGGCGGCCGGCGCCTCCTCCCCCGCGGAGCAGGCGGGCTGGCTGGAGCGGGCCGGGCAGCTCGCCTGGGAGCGCGGCGAGCGGGAGGACGCGCTGCGGCACTTCCAGGAGGCGGTGCGGCTCGACCCCGACCAGCGGGCCGCGCAGGCCGGACAGGGGCGGGCGCTGGCGGCGCTGGGCCGCACGTCGGAGGCGCTGAGCGCGTACCAGGTGGCGCTCGCCAAGCAGCCGTTGCCGGGTTACGCGCTGGAGCTGGGCGAGCTGTACGAGTCGCTGGGGCTGACCCAGCCGGCCCGGGTGCAGTACGACCTGCTGCGGGCGCGGGTGGGACAGGAGGCGGCGGGCGGGGTCGACGGGGAGCTGCTGCTGGGCCGGTTCGAGGCGGAACACGGGGATCCGGCGTCGGCAGTGCGGCGGCTGCGGGCCGAGTGGCTGCGGCAGCCGGGGATCGCGGTCGCGGACGCGCTGGGGTGGGCGCTGCACCAGGCCGGTGACGACAAGGAAGCGCTCAGGTTCGCCAGGATCGCCACGGACCGGGCGCACGGCGGCGCGGTGCGCAGTGCGCCGTACGCCTTCCATCGGGGCATGATCGAGCGGGGGTTGGAGAAGGACGGGCCGGCCCGGCGTCACCTTCAGGAGGCGTTGCAGATCAACCCGTACTTCTCCCCGCTCCAGGTACGGCAGGCCCGGGCGGCGCTGGCCCGACTGGGCGACGAACCGGCCGAGGAGAAGCTGCCCGAGTAA